GTAGATAATTTGGGGGACACCCCCAAACTCCCGGAAGGAGGAATCCTTCACCTCGCATCACCCGAATCGGCCGGTAATGTAGTCTTCCGTGCGTTTGTCTTTGGGATTAGTGAACAACTGCTCGGTGGGGCCGTATTCCACCAGCGCCCCGGCCCGATCCTCTTCCATCATCATGAAGGCGGTCATATTGGATACACGGGCCGCCTGCTGCATGTTGTGAGTGACAATGACGATGGTATACCGCCGGGCCAGTTGCTGCATCAGATCCTCGATTTTCAGGGTGGCGATCGGATCGAGGGCGCTACACGGTTCGTCCATCAAGATCACCTCGGGTTCTACTGCCAACACTCGGGCAATGCACAATCGCTGCTGCTGACCCCCGGAAAGGGCCAGCCCCGATTGATCCAGTTTGTCCTTGACTTCATCCCACAGCGCGGCCTGGCGCAGGCTGTTCTCCACAATGCTAGACAATAGCGCTTTGTAAGTCCGGCCGTGACGGCGCGGTCCGAATGCCACGTTGTCGAATACCGACATGGGAAAGGGATTGGGTTTTTGGAAAACCATGCCCACCCTTTTGCGCAGCTCCACCACGTCGATGTTGTTTTCGTATATGGAAACATCCTCCAGCTCCACTTTCCCTTCCACCCGGGCATCGCGGACAAGATCGTTCATGCGATTGAAAAGGCGCAGCAGAGAAGACTTGCCACACCCCGAAGGGCCGATGATGGCTGTAATGGAAGACTCGGAAATACCTATGTTTATGTTTCGCAAGGCCTGGAAACGTCCATAGTACAAGTTTGCTTCCTTGGTCCGCAACTTGATCTTCGAGGGAGATGTGTCGTCGGCAATTGTGCGGCGTGGACTCAAGTCTATGTTCAAAGACTTCTCAATCATCGCTCTCTCCCGCGCCGGACTCTCCAACGGATATAGATCGCGGCGCTGTTGAAAAATAAAACCACCATGAGGAGTACCAGGGCTATGCCCCACATGGTTTTCTGAGGCATGTCCGGCACCTGGGTGGAGGTGACGTAGAGATGATAGGGCAGGGCGGAGAACTGATCCATCGGCGAACGCGGCAGCCATGTCTGGAAGAAGGTGGCGCCCACCATGAGAATCGGAGCCGTTTCACCGGCGGCGCGGGACAGGGACAGCAACATCCCGGTGATGATTCCCGGCAAAGCCTGAGGTACGACCACCTCTCTGATTGTTTGCAGCTTGGTAACTCCCAGAGCCAGGCTGGCCTCGCGATAGTCTTTCGGCACGGCGATCAGCGCTTCCCGGGAAGAAGTGATCACCATTGCCAGAGCCTGGCAGGCCAGAGTGAGG
This DNA window, taken from Dehalococcoidia bacterium, encodes the following:
- the pstB gene encoding phosphate ABC transporter ATP-binding protein PstB → MEKSLNIDLSPRRTIADDTSPSKIKLRTKEANLYYGRFQALRNINIGISESSITAIIGPSGCGKSSLLRLFNRMNDLVRDARVEGKVELEDVSIYENNIDVVELRKRVGMVFQKPNPFPMSVFDNVAFGPRRHGRTYKALLSSIVENSLRQAALWDEVKDKLDQSGLALSGGQQQRLCIARVLAVEPEVILMDEPCSALDPIATLKIEDLMQQLARRYTIVIVTHNMQQAARVSNMTAFMMMEEDRAGALVEYGPTEQLFTNPKDKRTEDYITGRFG